The following coding sequences lie in one Actinomyces capricornis genomic window:
- a CDS encoding transposase family protein translates to MPTLADKGYTGAGIGIKTPIKGAKSCPDDATYNTIQTGLRAPAQRANALLKGFKALRKVSLDPSTITSIASAALVVLNLNNQLR, encoded by the coding sequence CTGCCCACTCTGGCCGACAAGGGCTACACCGGGGCAGGTATCGGCATCAAGACCCCCATCAAGGGGGCCAAGTCCTGCCCCGATGATGCGACCTACAACACCATCCAGACCGGCCTTCGAGCCCCCGCCCAGAGAGCCAACGCCCTGCTCAAAGGCTTCAAAGCCCTGAGAAAAGTCAGCCTGGACCCTTCCACGATAACCTCCATAGCCTCAGCAGCCCTGGTCGTCCTCAACCTCAACAACCAACTCCGATGA
- a CDS encoding thymidine phosphorylase, giving the protein MTSAPAVEPFDAVDVIACKRDGGRLSPDQIDWVVDAYTRGVVAEEQMSALAMAIYLRGMEPQEIADWTRAMIDSGERMDFSALARPTADKHSTGGVGDKITLPLAPLVAVFGVSVPQLSGRGLGHTGGTLDKLESIPGWRAELSNDQIMEMLGDRGPGAVICAAGAGLAPADRRLYALRDTTATVSCIPLIASSIMSKKIAEGTGALVLDVKVGSGAFMKELDQARELACTMVGLGVQAGVVTRALLTDMSVPLGLSVGNALEVRESLEVLAGGGPDDVVELTVALGQEMLAAAGRPTGRDELRAALGDGRAMDVWREMISRQGGDPDAALPRAAHTEVLTAPDDGVLTGLDALAVGVAAWRLGAGRARKEDAVQAGAGIELHAKPGDEVRAGTPLATLHTDTPERFERALQVLREGVAVSPAGSEQAEAAQVLRGRGVIIERITDESA; this is encoded by the coding sequence ATGACCAGCGCACCCGCCGTGGAGCCCTTCGACGCCGTCGACGTCATCGCCTGCAAGCGCGACGGCGGGAGGCTCAGCCCGGACCAGATCGACTGGGTGGTGGACGCCTACACGCGCGGGGTGGTGGCCGAGGAGCAGATGAGCGCCCTGGCCATGGCCATCTACCTGCGCGGCATGGAGCCCCAGGAGATCGCTGACTGGACCCGGGCCATGATCGACTCCGGTGAGCGCATGGACTTCTCCGCCCTGGCACGCCCCACCGCCGACAAGCACTCCACCGGGGGCGTGGGGGACAAGATCACCCTGCCCCTGGCGCCACTGGTGGCCGTCTTCGGCGTCAGCGTGCCCCAGCTCTCCGGGCGGGGCCTCGGCCACACGGGGGGAACCCTGGACAAGCTGGAGTCCATCCCCGGCTGGAGGGCCGAGCTGAGCAACGACCAGATCATGGAGATGCTGGGCGACCGCGGCCCCGGCGCCGTCATCTGCGCCGCAGGGGCCGGCCTGGCCCCGGCCGACAGGAGGCTCTACGCCCTGCGGGACACCACCGCCACCGTCTCCTGCATCCCGCTCATCGCCTCCTCCATCATGTCCAAGAAGATCGCCGAGGGCACCGGGGCCCTGGTCCTGGATGTCAAGGTCGGCAGCGGCGCCTTCATGAAGGAGCTGGACCAGGCCAGGGAGCTGGCCTGCACCATGGTGGGCCTGGGCGTGCAGGCGGGCGTGGTCACCCGGGCGCTGCTGACCGACATGTCCGTCCCCCTGGGCCTGAGCGTGGGCAACGCTCTGGAGGTGCGCGAGTCCCTGGAGGTCCTGGCCGGTGGCGGGCCGGACGACGTCGTGGAGCTGACCGTGGCCCTGGGCCAGGAGATGCTCGCCGCCGCCGGGCGGCCCACCGGCCGCGATGAGCTGCGCGCCGCCCTGGGCGACGGGCGCGCCATGGACGTGTGGCGGGAGATGATCTCCCGCCAGGGCGGGGACCCCGACGCCGCTCTGCCGCGCGCCGCCCACACCGAGGTGCTCACCGCCCCCGACGACGGCGTGCTCACTGGGCTCGACGCCCTGGCCGTGGGCGTGGCCGCCTGGCGCCTGGGCGCGGGGCGTGCCCGCAAGGAGGACGCCGTGCAGGCCGGGGCCGGCATCGAGCTGCACGCCAAGCCCGGGGACGAGGTGCGCGCCGGCACGCCCCTGGCCACCCTCCACACCGACACCCCCGAGCGCTTCGAGCGGGCCCTCCAGGTCCTCCGGGAAGGGGTCGCCGTCTCCCCGGCCGGCTCGGAGCAGGCCGAGGCGGCCCAGGTGCTCCGGGGCCGGGGCGTCATCATCGAGCGCATCACCGACGAATCGGCCTGA
- a CDS encoding metal ABC transporter ATP-binding protein, protein MSRDAAAPGQEPVLKVDGLSVSYGSLRALEDVGLEVARGRVCGLVGTNGSGKSTLFKAIMGLLSPDAGTIAVAGLDGRAARGRGLVGYVPQEDAVDRDFPIAVGEVVMTGRYGRMGLLRRPSRADQEAAEAAMERTGLTALAARPIGALSGGQRKRAFVARGIAQGARLLLLDEPFAGVDRASESAITALLRELAAEGCAILLSTHDLGSLRALTDDVVLLSRRILAAGPTAQVLTGENVARAFGTEPGAGEGMLR, encoded by the coding sequence GTGAGCCGGGATGCGGCGGCCCCCGGCCAGGAGCCGGTCCTGAAAGTCGACGGCCTGAGCGTGAGCTACGGCAGCCTCCGCGCCCTGGAGGACGTGGGCCTGGAGGTCGCCCGGGGCCGTGTCTGCGGACTGGTGGGCACCAACGGCTCGGGCAAGTCCACGCTCTTCAAGGCCATCATGGGCCTGCTGAGCCCCGATGCCGGAACCATCGCCGTCGCGGGTCTGGACGGGCGTGCGGCCCGGGGCCGAGGACTGGTGGGCTACGTCCCCCAGGAGGACGCCGTCGACCGGGACTTCCCCATCGCCGTGGGCGAGGTGGTCATGACCGGCCGCTACGGGCGGATGGGGCTGCTGCGCCGCCCCTCGCGCGCCGACCAGGAGGCGGCGGAGGCCGCCATGGAGCGCACGGGCCTGACCGCCCTGGCCGCCCGCCCGATCGGGGCCCTGTCCGGCGGGCAGCGCAAGCGGGCCTTCGTGGCCCGGGGCATCGCCCAGGGCGCCAGGCTCCTGCTGCTCGATGAGCCCTTCGCCGGGGTGGACCGGGCCAGCGAGTCCGCCATCACCGCGCTCCTTCGCGAGCTGGCGGCCGAGGGCTGCGCCATCCTCCTGTCCACCCACGACTTGGGCTCGCTGCGGGCACTGACCGACGACGTCGTCCTGCTCAGCCGCCGCATCCTGGCCGCCGGGCCCACCGCCCAGGTGCTGACCGGCGAGAATGTCGCCCGCGCCTTCGGCACCGAGCCCGGCGCGGGGGAGGGGATGCTGCGATGA
- a CDS encoding ABC transporter permease has protein sequence MSQETASPAPKDQGAAHKEQPAATADRPPLLRQIAESTALMGILAVLSALIVGSLLILIADPQVRTTAGYFFARPSDFLSAAATSLNEAYAALLRGSILDWRAATLHRAVRPLTETLTIATPLILAGLGMAVSFRAGLFNIGGQGQLILGAILGSYVGIAWGLPPVVHILVAMAFAALGGLLWGGLAGVLRAKTGASEVIVTIMLNSVAGYLLAQVLTLDAFIGEGNSNPKSIYMQATAHYPRLLGESFRLHAGFVVALLAAAAVWWMMERSSLGFQFRATGLNANAARTAGMNVPLVTVLVMMVSGALCGLAATAPVLGTEQHLSLSVAGTIGFDAITVALLGRSTPLGTVLAGLLFGALRAGGTLMQAATGTPVDIVLVLQSTIVLFIAAPPLVRAIYRLPAQGSWRRQHENRIPATAAQEA, from the coding sequence ATGAGCCAGGAGACAGCCTCCCCAGCCCCCAAGGATCAGGGCGCAGCCCACAAGGAACAGCCGGCGGCCACGGCCGACCGGCCCCCGCTGCTGCGCCAGATCGCCGAGTCCACCGCCCTCATGGGCATCCTGGCCGTGCTCAGCGCCCTCATCGTGGGCAGCCTGCTCATCCTCATCGCCGACCCCCAGGTGCGCACCACCGCGGGCTACTTCTTCGCCCGCCCCAGCGACTTCCTCTCGGCGGCCGCCACCTCCCTGAACGAGGCCTACGCCGCCCTGCTGCGCGGCTCCATCCTGGACTGGCGCGCAGCCACCCTCCACCGCGCCGTCCGCCCGCTGACCGAGACCCTGACCATCGCCACCCCCCTCATCCTGGCGGGCCTGGGCATGGCGGTGTCCTTCCGGGCGGGCCTGTTCAACATCGGCGGGCAGGGCCAGCTCATCCTGGGCGCCATCCTGGGCAGCTATGTGGGGATCGCCTGGGGACTTCCCCCCGTCGTCCACATCCTGGTGGCCATGGCCTTCGCCGCGCTGGGCGGGCTGCTGTGGGGCGGCCTGGCCGGAGTGCTGCGCGCCAAGACCGGGGCCAGCGAGGTCATCGTCACCATCATGCTCAACTCGGTGGCCGGCTACCTCCTGGCCCAGGTCCTGACCCTGGACGCCTTCATCGGGGAGGGCAACTCCAACCCCAAGTCGATCTACATGCAGGCCACCGCCCACTACCCCCGACTGCTGGGCGAGTCCTTCCGCCTGCACGCGGGCTTCGTCGTCGCCCTGCTGGCCGCCGCGGCCGTGTGGTGGATGATGGAGCGCTCCTCCCTGGGCTTCCAGTTCCGGGCCACCGGCCTCAACGCCAATGCCGCGCGCACCGCGGGAATGAACGTGCCCCTGGTCACCGTCCTGGTCATGATGGTCTCAGGCGCCCTGTGCGGGCTGGCGGCCACCGCCCCCGTCCTGGGGACCGAGCAGCACCTGAGCCTGTCCGTGGCCGGGACCATCGGCTTCGACGCCATCACCGTGGCACTCCTGGGGCGCTCCACGCCCCTGGGCACCGTCCTGGCCGGGCTCCTCTTCGGCGCCCTGAGAGCCGGAGGCACCCTCATGCAGGCCGCCACCGGGACGCCCGTGGACATCGTGCTGGTCCTGCAGTCCACCATCGTGCTGTTCATCGCGGCCCCGCCACTGGTACGCGCCATCTACCGGCTGCCCGCCCAGGGCTCCTGGAGGCGCCAGCACGAGAACCGCATCCCGGCGACCGCCGCCCAGGAGGCCTGA
- the deoC gene encoding deoxyribose-phosphate aldolase has protein sequence MTTRAQIASLIDHTLLKPEATAEQVEALVAQGAELGVYSVCVSPSMLPVSVPEGLHVATVCGFPSGAHATAVKAAEAADAVAKGAQEVDMVINLGLAAQGRWSEVEADIRAVKEACGSALLKVIIESAALDDEQIVAACRAAEAAGADFVKTSTGFHPAGGASTHAVALMRATVGDRLGVKASGGIRTAADALAMVEAGASRLGLSSSAAILEEMEG, from the coding sequence ATGACCACGCGGGCCCAGATCGCCAGCCTCATCGACCACACGCTGCTCAAGCCCGAGGCCACCGCCGAGCAGGTGGAGGCCCTCGTGGCCCAGGGCGCCGAGCTGGGCGTGTACTCGGTATGCGTCTCCCCGAGCATGCTGCCCGTCTCCGTTCCCGAGGGCCTGCATGTGGCCACGGTCTGCGGCTTCCCCAGCGGCGCCCACGCCACCGCCGTCAAGGCCGCCGAGGCGGCCGACGCCGTGGCCAAGGGCGCCCAGGAGGTGGACATGGTCATCAACCTGGGCCTGGCCGCCCAGGGGCGCTGGTCCGAGGTCGAGGCCGATATCCGCGCGGTCAAGGAGGCCTGCGGGAGCGCCCTGCTCAAGGTCATCATCGAGTCCGCCGCCCTTGACGATGAGCAGATCGTCGCCGCCTGCCGCGCGGCCGAGGCCGCGGGGGCCGACTTCGTCAAGACCTCCACCGGCTTCCACCCGGCCGGGGGAGCCAGCACCCATGCGGTGGCCCTCATGCGCGCCACCGTGGGGGATCGCCTGGGGGTCAAGGCCTCCGGCGGTATCCGCACCGCGGCCGACGCCCTGGCCATGGTCGAGGCCGGGGCCAGCCGCCTGGGCCTGTCCTCCAGTGCCGCCATCCTGGAGGAGATGGAGGGCTGA
- a CDS encoding ABC transporter ATP-binding protein — protein sequence MKLELRGITKVFGPLVANDHIDLTVEPGQIHALLGENGAGKSTLMNVLYGLYQPDAGQILIDDAPVSFSGPGDAVAAGIGMVHQHFMLVPVFTVAESVALGYEPTGRGGLIDARAARDKVLEISRRFGFDVDPEARIEDLPVGVQQRVEIIKALSRQAQVLILDEPTAVLTPQETDELIAIMRELKASGTSIVFITHKLREVRAVADTITVIRRGRVVGTAEPTASASHLAGLMVGHDVSLTVDKEPAAPGAEGLTLDGVTLVENGAMLLDDVDLHVRNGEILGIAGVQGNGQTELSETILGLRQPTTGTIAFGGTEVTDHGVHQRLRSGLGFVPEDRADDGMVAEFSVAHNMILDRYDDPAFGAGPSLSPTKVRLNAETLREEFDVRVTDVGDPISTLSGGNQQKAILARELSRPLKALVACQPTRGLDVGSIEFVHKRIVAERDTGTAVLIISSELDEIYALSDRIAVMYRGRIVGIVPPDTPRDVLGLMMAGATADQAQAQAAQPDGGQAPESRETGESPADAGTAADPEEK from the coding sequence GTGAAGCTCGAGCTGCGCGGGATCACGAAGGTCTTCGGACCGCTCGTGGCCAATGACCACATCGACCTCACCGTCGAGCCCGGACAGATCCACGCCCTGCTGGGGGAGAACGGCGCGGGCAAGTCCACGCTCATGAACGTGCTCTACGGGCTCTACCAGCCCGATGCGGGCCAGATCCTCATCGACGACGCCCCGGTGTCCTTCTCCGGCCCCGGGGACGCCGTGGCCGCGGGCATCGGCATGGTCCACCAGCACTTCATGCTCGTCCCGGTCTTCACCGTCGCCGAGTCCGTGGCCCTGGGCTACGAGCCCACCGGCCGCGGTGGGCTCATCGACGCCCGGGCCGCCCGGGACAAGGTGCTGGAGATCTCCCGCCGCTTCGGCTTCGACGTCGACCCCGAGGCGCGCATCGAGGACCTGCCCGTGGGCGTCCAGCAGCGCGTGGAGATCATCAAGGCGCTCTCGCGCCAGGCCCAGGTCCTCATCCTCGATGAGCCCACCGCCGTGCTCACCCCCCAGGAGACCGACGAGCTCATCGCCATCATGCGCGAGCTCAAGGCCTCGGGAACCTCCATCGTCTTCATCACCCACAAGCTCCGCGAGGTCCGCGCGGTCGCCGACACCATCACCGTCATCCGCCGCGGCCGCGTCGTGGGCACGGCCGAGCCCACGGCCTCGGCCAGCCACCTGGCCGGGCTCATGGTGGGCCACGACGTGTCCCTGACCGTCGACAAGGAGCCCGCCGCCCCGGGCGCCGAGGGCCTGACCCTGGACGGCGTCACCCTGGTCGAGAACGGCGCCATGCTGCTCGACGACGTCGACCTCCACGTCCGCAACGGCGAGATCCTGGGCATCGCGGGCGTCCAGGGCAACGGCCAGACCGAGCTGAGCGAGACCATCCTGGGACTGCGCCAGCCCACCACCGGCACCATCGCCTTCGGCGGCACCGAGGTCACCGACCACGGCGTCCACCAGCGCCTGCGCTCCGGCCTGGGCTTCGTCCCCGAGGACCGGGCCGACGACGGCATGGTCGCGGAGTTCTCCGTGGCCCACAACATGATCCTGGACCGCTACGACGACCCCGCCTTCGGGGCCGGGCCCAGCCTGTCCCCGACCAAGGTGCGCCTCAACGCCGAGACCCTGCGCGAGGAGTTCGACGTGCGCGTCACCGACGTGGGCGACCCCATCTCCACCCTGTCGGGCGGCAACCAGCAGAAGGCCATCCTGGCCCGCGAGCTCTCCCGCCCCCTCAAGGCCCTCGTGGCCTGCCAGCCCACGCGCGGACTGGACGTGGGCTCCATCGAGTTCGTCCACAAGCGCATCGTCGCCGAGCGCGACACCGGCACCGCCGTCCTCATCATCTCCTCCGAGCTCGATGAGATCTACGCCCTGTCCGACAGGATCGCCGTCATGTACCGCGGGCGGATCGTCGGCATCGTCCCACCCGACACCCCGCGCGACGTCCTGGGCCTCATGATGGCCGGGGCCACCGCCGACCAGGCCCAGGCCCAGGCGGCCCAGCCCGACGGCGGGCAGGCGCCGGAGTCCCGCGAGACCGGGGAGAGCCCTGCCGACGCCGGCACCGCCGCGGACCCAGAGGAGAAGTGA
- a CDS encoding cytidine deaminase → MERAYAPYSRFKVGAAALVDDGRLVSGCNVENAGYGVTLCAECGLVSELVRTGGGRLTAFACVDARGEPCAPCGRCRQLLSEHAAPGMELAMPGGIMTIDEVLPERFTHEALTAVQQPAPAHQEARP, encoded by the coding sequence ATGGAGCGGGCCTACGCCCCCTACTCCCGGTTCAAGGTCGGCGCCGCCGCCCTGGTCGACGACGGGCGCCTGGTCTCGGGCTGCAATGTGGAGAACGCCGGCTACGGGGTCACCCTGTGCGCCGAGTGCGGGCTGGTCTCCGAGCTGGTGCGCACCGGGGGAGGGCGCCTGACCGCCTTCGCCTGCGTGGACGCCCGCGGTGAGCCCTGCGCCCCCTGCGGGCGCTGCCGCCAGCTCCTGTCCGAGCACGCCGCCCCCGGCATGGAGCTGGCCATGCCCGGGGGAATCATGACCATCGACGAGGTACTGCCCGAGCGCTTCACCCACGAGGCCCTCACCGCCGTCCAGCAGCCCGCACCCGCCCACCAGGAGGCCCGCCCATGA
- a CDS encoding metal ABC transporter substrate-binding protein gives MRTVVIPLRRAIAVLAALTLALPLLAACGTARSGGDSGKPVVLTTFTVIADMARQVAGEHLEVRSITKPGAEIHDYEPTPEDIKAAAGADLILNNGLGLERWFEQFTASSQARTVTLSQDVEPVSIASDAYAGQPNPHAWMSPTNAQSYVDVMVEAFSELDPSHASDFQANGEAYKAELQAVKDDMVATISGLPQSQRVLVTCEGAFSYLAADAGLSEGYLWPVNAESEGTPQQVAATVELVRSSQVPAVFCESTVNDKAMRQVASETGAAFGGTLYVDSLTDADGDAPTYLDLIRYDAATITAALTGKASQ, from the coding sequence ATGAGAACCGTCGTCATCCCCCTGCGTCGGGCCATCGCCGTCCTGGCGGCCCTCACCCTGGCCCTCCCGCTCCTGGCCGCCTGCGGCACGGCCCGCTCCGGCGGGGACTCCGGCAAGCCGGTGGTGCTCACCACCTTCACCGTCATCGCGGACATGGCCAGGCAGGTCGCCGGGGAGCACCTGGAGGTCCGCTCCATCACCAAGCCGGGTGCCGAGATCCACGACTACGAGCCAACCCCCGAGGACATCAAGGCGGCCGCCGGTGCCGACCTCATCCTCAACAACGGGCTGGGACTGGAGCGCTGGTTCGAGCAGTTCACGGCGAGCTCCCAGGCCAGGACCGTCACCCTGAGCCAGGACGTGGAGCCCGTCAGCATCGCCTCCGACGCCTACGCCGGCCAGCCCAACCCGCACGCCTGGATGAGCCCGACCAACGCCCAGTCCTACGTGGACGTCATGGTCGAGGCCTTCAGCGAGCTCGACCCCAGCCACGCCTCCGACTTCCAGGCCAACGGGGAGGCCTACAAGGCCGAGCTCCAAGCCGTCAAGGACGACATGGTCGCCACGATCTCCGGCCTGCCGCAGTCCCAGCGGGTCCTGGTCACCTGTGAGGGTGCCTTCTCCTACCTGGCGGCCGACGCGGGCCTGAGCGAGGGGTACCTGTGGCCGGTCAATGCCGAGAGCGAGGGGACCCCCCAGCAGGTGGCCGCCACGGTCGAGCTGGTGCGCTCCAGTCAGGTCCCCGCCGTCTTCTGCGAGTCGACCGTCAACGACAAGGCCATGCGGCAGGTGGCCTCTGAGACCGGGGCCGCCTTCGGCGGCACCCTGTACGTGGACTCCCTGACCGACGCCGACGGCGATGCGCCCACCTACCTCGACCTCATCCGCTACGACGCGGCCACGATCACCGCGGCCCTGACCGGGAAGGCCTCGCAGTGA
- a CDS encoding BMP family lipoprotein yields the protein MKKAHSAMALGCAAALALSACGAAPEQGANSGNGAAGDFLACMVSDEGGFDDQSFNQSGREGLEKAEADLGVSIKTLESESAADYTTNIDSLIQQDCDIIFGVGFNLAADLTTAAQANPDVEFALIDATFADTAGDTVEVPNGKPLLFNTAESAYLAGYSAAAMSKSGTVATYGGRPIPTVQIFMEGFAKGVAKYNEDTGKSVKVLGWDPSNPEGGSFVGDFSNTAKGQALTNQFISQGADIIMPVAGPVGLGTLSTVKESSGEELVVWVDSDGFESTDGGEIILTSVVKEIGQSVYDTVKEASSGSYTAEPYIGTLDNNGVALSPFHDQDSKVPADVKAKIEELRKQIIDGTLDVSTPYDPS from the coding sequence ATGAAGAAGGCTCACTCTGCGATGGCGCTCGGATGCGCCGCCGCCCTGGCCCTGAGCGCCTGCGGCGCCGCCCCCGAGCAGGGCGCGAACTCGGGCAATGGCGCGGCAGGCGACTTCCTGGCCTGCATGGTCTCGGACGAGGGCGGTTTCGACGACCAGTCCTTCAACCAGTCCGGCCGCGAGGGCCTGGAGAAGGCCGAGGCCGACCTGGGCGTGTCCATCAAGACCCTGGAGTCCGAGAGCGCCGCCGACTACACCACCAACATCGACAGCCTCATCCAGCAGGACTGCGACATCATCTTCGGCGTCGGCTTCAACCTCGCCGCGGACCTGACCACCGCCGCCCAGGCCAACCCCGATGTCGAGTTCGCCCTCATCGACGCCACCTTCGCCGACACCGCCGGGGACACCGTCGAGGTTCCCAACGGCAAGCCCCTGCTGTTCAACACCGCCGAGTCCGCCTACCTGGCCGGGTACTCCGCCGCCGCCATGTCCAAGTCCGGCACTGTGGCCACCTACGGCGGCAGGCCCATCCCCACTGTTCAGATCTTCATGGAGGGCTTCGCCAAGGGCGTGGCCAAGTACAACGAGGACACCGGCAAGTCCGTCAAGGTCCTGGGCTGGGACCCCTCCAACCCCGAGGGCGGCTCCTTCGTCGGCGACTTCTCCAACACCGCCAAGGGCCAGGCCCTGACCAACCAGTTCATCTCCCAGGGCGCCGACATCATCATGCCCGTGGCCGGACCCGTGGGCCTGGGCACCCTGTCCACGGTCAAGGAGAGCTCCGGTGAGGAGCTCGTGGTCTGGGTGGACTCCGACGGCTTCGAGTCCACCGACGGCGGCGAGATCATCCTGACCTCCGTGGTCAAGGAGATCGGCCAGTCCGTCTACGACACCGTCAAGGAGGCCTCCAGCGGCTCTTACACCGCCGAGCCCTACATCGGCACCCTGGACAACAACGGAGTGGCCCTGTCGCCCTTCCACGACCAGGACTCCAAGGTCCCCGCCGATGTCAAGGCCAAGATCGAGGAGCTGCGCAAGCAGATCATCGACGGCACCCTCGACGTGAGCACCCCCTACGACCCCTCCTGA
- a CDS encoding ABC transporter permease: protein MSTTTRTTHGAPGHPTAVAPDAPAELVVREPMALKIPVTGVIVLVLQVLMMLKSHGHTTFQLATGSDFLQLPSLSLLAKAVIAVMAVLNAAVTVWAFRLAEARGHINVVIKAAMALAFVLSFLTWVGAGRESVIPVVTILSSTLALSVPLVFGSLAGLIGERSGTINIAIEGQLLGGAFLGAVVASLASSPWAGLVAAPFAGMLVALLLALFGLKYRVNQIVVGVVLNVLVLGLTGFLFSTVLSEDPAGLNAAMRLPTLAIPGLSAIPVIGPVLFRQTILVYLMYAAVAILSVMLFRSRWGLRMRACGEHPKAADTVGINVMRTRVANLVLGGALAGLGGAFFTLGSGLSFTKDMAAGNGYIALAAMILGGWNPLGALGASLLFGFATSVGQTLSVIGSPIPANVILMFPYVVTIFAVAGFVGKVRAPAAEGVPYP, encoded by the coding sequence ATGAGCACCACCACCCGCACCACGCACGGCGCCCCGGGCCATCCCACCGCCGTGGCCCCTGATGCGCCGGCCGAGCTGGTCGTGCGCGAGCCCATGGCCCTGAAGATCCCCGTCACCGGCGTCATCGTCCTGGTCCTCCAGGTGCTCATGATGCTCAAGTCCCACGGGCACACCACCTTCCAGCTGGCCACGGGCAGCGACTTCCTCCAGCTGCCCTCTCTCAGCCTGCTCGCCAAGGCGGTCATCGCCGTCATGGCGGTTCTCAACGCGGCCGTCACCGTCTGGGCCTTCCGACTGGCCGAGGCGCGCGGCCACATCAATGTGGTCATCAAGGCCGCCATGGCCCTGGCCTTCGTCCTGTCCTTCCTGACCTGGGTGGGGGCCGGCCGCGAATCCGTCATCCCCGTGGTGACCATCCTGTCCTCCACCCTGGCCCTGAGCGTGCCCCTGGTCTTCGGCTCCCTGGCCGGGCTCATCGGGGAGCGCTCGGGAACCATCAACATCGCCATTGAGGGCCAGCTGCTGGGCGGGGCGTTCCTGGGCGCCGTCGTCGCCTCCCTGGCCTCCAGCCCCTGGGCGGGCCTGGTGGCCGCGCCCTTCGCCGGCATGCTCGTGGCCCTGCTCCTGGCACTGTTCGGGCTGAAGTACCGGGTCAACCAGATCGTCGTCGGCGTGGTGCTCAACGTCCTGGTCCTGGGACTGACCGGGTTCCTGTTCTCCACCGTCCTGTCCGAGGACCCCGCAGGCCTCAACGCCGCCATGCGCCTGCCCACCCTGGCCATCCCGGGGCTCTCGGCGATCCCGGTCATCGGGCCGGTGCTCTTCCGCCAGACGATCCTGGTCTACCTCATGTACGCCGCCGTGGCGATCCTGTCCGTCATGCTCTTCCGCTCCCGCTGGGGCCTGCGCATGCGCGCCTGCGGGGAGCACCCCAAGGCCGCCGACACCGTGGGCATCAACGTCATGCGCACCCGCGTGGCCAACCTGGTCCTGGGCGGGGCCCTGGCCGGCCTGGGCGGGGCCTTCTTCACCCTGGGATCCGGGCTGTCCTTCACCAAGGACATGGCCGCGGGCAACGGCTACATCGCCCTGGCGGCCATGATCCTGGGAGGCTGGAACCCCCTGGGGGCCCTGGGCGCCTCCCTGCTCTTCGGCTTCGCCACCTCGGTGGGCCAGACCCTCTCGGTCATCGGCAGCCCCATCCCCGCCAACGTCATCCTCATGTTCCCCTACGTGGTCACCATCTTCGCGGTGGCCGGGTTCGTGGGCAAGGTGCGCGCCCCCGCCGCCGAGGGGGTGCCCTACCCGTGA
- a CDS encoding metal ABC transporter permease, with protein MSDLLTLLTEPFAYGFMVNAFIVAAAAAIVCALLSCWLVLIGWSLLGDAVSHAVLPGVVLAYMLGLPFTVGALVFGLASVGLIGVLRDTSRVKGDAAIGVVFTGFFATGLILKSRYPSNTDLNSIIFGNVLGISPADRTMVLVLALGVAVVLLARRRDLTLFAFDRVHAHAIGLRPGRINALLLVLLALTTIVALQVVGVILVVAMLIVPGTTAHLLTDRMGRMLLIAPLIATVCTVVGLYIAYWTNASAAGWVTVCQALAFLAAYLGSPRHGVLPRLLRRRVGESR; from the coding sequence ATGAGCGACCTCCTGACCCTTCTGACCGAGCCCTTCGCCTACGGGTTCATGGTCAACGCCTTCATCGTGGCCGCGGCCGCGGCGATCGTGTGCGCGCTGCTGTCCTGCTGGCTGGTGCTCATCGGCTGGTCCCTGCTGGGGGACGCCGTCTCCCATGCGGTGCTGCCCGGGGTGGTCCTGGCCTACATGCTCGGGCTGCCCTTCACCGTGGGTGCCCTCGTCTTCGGGCTGGCCTCGGTGGGGCTCATCGGGGTGCTGCGCGATACGAGCCGGGTCAAGGGGGACGCCGCGATCGGGGTGGTCTTCACGGGCTTCTTCGCCACCGGCCTCATCCTGAAGTCCCGCTACCCCTCGAACACGGACCTCAACTCGATCATCTTCGGCAATGTCCTGGGCATCTCGCCGGCGGACCGGACCATGGTGCTGGTCCTGGCCCTCGGGGTGGCGGTGGTGCTCCTCGCGCGGCGCAGGGATCTGACGCTCTTCGCCTTCGACCGGGTGCATGCCCATGCCATCGGGCTGCGCCCGGGGCGCATCAATGCGCTCCTGCTGGTGCTGCTCGCGCTGACCACGATCGTGGCGCTCCAGGTCGTGGGCGTCATCCTGGTGGTGGCCATGCTCATCGTCCCGGGCACGACGGCGCACCTGCTGACCGACCGGATGGGGCGGATGCTCCTCATCGCCCCGCTGATCGCGACGGTCTGCACAGTGGTGGGCCTCTACATCGCGTACTGGACGAATGCCTCGGCCGCCGGGTGGGTGACCGTGTGCCAGGCGCTGGCCTTCCTGGCCGCCTACCTGGGCTCGCCCCGGCACGGGGTGCTGCCCCGCCTGCTGCGCCGACGGGTGGGCGAGAGCCGGTAG